The genomic DNA ATGAACACGAACACAGGTGCTAAACATTGAAGGTGAGCAGGGACTGATcctcaaaaatttttcaaaaccgCTCTGGCTCTTGAATGGGTGCGAAATAAAAAGGTGCATGGTGAAGAATTTTTGGAGTGAAGGGTCACAACCAGTGAAGCCTTCAGCACACGTTCtcaacaaaattaacaattCTCTAATTTCAATTACATATTAGCATATGAAACTTGTCCAACTTGGCAAATCCTATGTGGGGCTCAAAGTGAAGGGAGCCAAGAACTCTATGATATGATATGACATGGTTTAATGCGGAGGAGAGGGTTTGGAAAGAGGAGGGCAGCCCGATGCATAGCTGGGTCTTCCTCTGCAAATTGGCGAGTTGTCTGAACCTCAAGGAGAACCCTTACCGCCATGTAAGCAAGTCATGAGGATTGTGATCACATGTTCCTcaaaacagcaaaggcaacaaAGATCCAATAAATTTTGGCCACCGTGAGATATTCAATGACTCAATCAGTTGGGCTAATTAACAAATATCATCTACTTTTTCAAAGTTAAGGCATATCTAAAACGACACCCCTTATGTTAAAAGGGCGTAGAAGACGACTAGGGCTGTGATTTGGGGAAAGGGAGACAGGAAACACAGGCAGACGTGAGAATAAAACGTGATCGAAAGAGGCAAGCCTGCGCCTTACCTCGACAGAGATGAGGAAGAGGAACTGATGCGGACGTGAGCAGCTGCCGATGAGGAAGAGGATCAGATGCAGACGTGAGCAGATGCATGTGGGAGACCTTCTGCAGCGcacgaaaaagaaaagaaaacagcaaaGAAACAGGCAAATCAATtataaagaaaaccaaaatggtCAGGCTTCGGTTGGTTTCTCAGCTATGTCAAGTTCCAGCTCCTTGACTTTTTTTACCCTTGCTTTTTTTTACCTCAGCACTACCTTCCGCCAGCAATGGCCACAACCTCTGCCTTCTCAACCAAGGTCTCCTCGGCAAAAGGTCATGACCTTCGACTAATCCGTCCATCCGTCGTCaattgatattttggaaaaaaaaatcaaaattggaaaaggaaatcGATGCAGGTTGTTGCAGAATTCCAGTTGTTGTAAATCGGCATGAGCATCTCctagtgaaagagagagagaacagaccCAAAACACAGGGCTCTTTGGCCAGCCCTCATTTCTAacggaaatgaaagagagagatgcttgTACCTTGGCTGccaatgttataaaaatctCACTGTGAATCAAATTGGTTAGGGTGCCCATTTggtgaattggctgattcaaaGACTCAATCAGTTGGGCTTAGAAACAAATATTATCTACTTTTGTCAAAGAATAAATagtatataaataagaaaaatcttaaaagacttgagaaaataacaaaaaagtgataaatgGCAAGTCTACATCCACCGTAGTTTGCCAGAATTTGTTCCACACCTACGATTGATaatctgtttctcttttgatcaagatgaaggccaaacagcccctaataTCTGGCATCTTCTGTTGCAGCATCGTTAAAGTGGTCACTGGTCATGACAACTAGACCAATCACAGATGCTCACAGCAGAAAGAAAATAGGAGCAAAATGGAAAGTTGTGCttatggcaattttcaaaagcagcCTTCAGTGTTCAGGAGATGAGGAGTCCCCCCTGGAAAAGAGAAGTTGTGGCAGTCAACGCAtggacaaaaaacttgcataagTAACTCTCCATATGAGGCACATATCATTTgtaagaaagaacaagaatttgCTTCATACATCCTATATGGAGAATATGGTCTCTTCTACTTTAAGTCACTTTctcatgtttcttcaatttcttcattttccttcataattagattttcacgtatacaaggaaaaaaaaattgttataataCAGGGGTTTTCATACAAGAACTTGCCAAAGTCCAGCTTGAACCCATATGACTGCAAACTTCTACATCAAATGtatgaaatattttggaggaaaaaataattcatagGCACACCATAATTGTGGTAATCTATAAAGCAATTGCCTGTTCcataaaaaaagtcaaaaacaaaCTGAAATTAGAACATAGTATCATTAAAATCCTATATCTAGTTGAACCCTCACTATCTTGGAGAAGTTCAACAATGACATCAAAAGACAGTGGACACTTCTGTCAAGTACCAACAAGAACAAACGAGAACATCCTTTTCAGTGACAATGAAGCTTACATGCCTCCTTTCTTTAATCGTTATTGACATCCCAAGCTGTGGAGGTGGCACCTTCAGTTGAACTTGATACGAGCATCAGATGAAAATTGGTTGGAAGAAGACAGAGCTTTACATGCTTGCATATCAGTGAGTACAATGCAAATGTCCCACCTGCAATAAAATTGAGGAACCAAAGGCAAGTCTTGCAATTAGATCTCATAACTAAGATTTAGCTTGAGGACAAAAAGAAATCATGttttaactgtatgaattgacatgttagctctgaaaataaaaacacaatataCGCTCATTTGAACAGTGGGCCCATAAGCCACCGTTCTAGCCTTCTAGGCTGCACTAATACACCACTCAGCCATATCCCACctgcattgtgatattttagAAATGCCATAAGAATCAAGCACAGCTGCACATcaacaaatacatgtttttcaaTACTTGTGCATGTGCACAAGTGTCTTTCCACTTgggtatgagagagagacacacacaaacacatgttCGTGACAGAGACCTGAGTCATATCTTCCATATgctttaaaccacaacaaacattatgcactaaaccacaacaaacataaaaagaaaaggcattatttaaatcaacaacacattcctAAGGATGCCTTCACCAACTCTACCACCAACTCTGATTGTATCAAGTACTTTGGCTTTTCTAGAAAAGTTGTCATTGAATGGTTTATGGCATCAAAGGCTCTTGGTTCGCCGGTGAATAGCATCAGAGGCTCTTGGTTCGCCAACTGCAACTGGCCTGGGTAGGCGGTCAAGTTCAGGAAAACCCAGAATGTTAGGATCAAGTTCACGAATCCATGCAATGCATAAAATGCTTGCCATATCAAGTCTTAGGAATTGTTCTTGGGAAAGAAAGATATCACTGTTCACCTTCCAGTTCATGATCCTGGGCCTTACCTACAGCGACAACATCTGgataagaacatcaaaaacCAATAACAAATCTAAAAACAAGCTTTCCATGACATTCTAAAATAAGCCGTGTCATTTTCATGCCTAAAAAACTTGCACTATAATATAATTTTGGACCAACCTCAgcccaccttctcctccaatgTAGGAAAAACATCTCGGTTATGGGAAGGGGAAGAACTGGATTAAAAGCAATAGACTCAATCAACAAGGAGCAGGTTGAACAGCCAGAATTAAATGAAAATAGCATGAATGAAAAAAGATTGAATAATAATTATAATATCATAATTTTCCCCAATGCTGAATACTGCCCTGatttatggataaacaaaacacatattagtcaaaaggggattggttagttcctcttaTGCCAAGAAAACCTCGAAATATAAcaaaagatgtcaagttttgactttgaaatagttcaaaattatcactttaactcataagcttgagtgctcgtgttgtgcaagtAATATGTCATTCACTTATCCATAGCACCATACAAGGATTAGGATTCATTTCCCATCAATGTCGTTAAACCTCTAGAAGggatatctttcaatttccaaaatgtgaacataaaggaatcatcctcgacatcttagtaataaaaaaaaggagcagatattgaccccaaattcgcacatccacaaaagatcgttacattcaattcctgcgagttcaaccttcatgtctttcatctcttggcaggcaccttttgttttttttttcttagtttttttgtttttctttcttttgcatttagctttttgctatttttttttcaggccgaccttcaccttcaagggaatacctcaccacctcaaaggctactacgaagctccactgctttggtggttaagtgtagctttgtcacgtgtccaacccgcttccttacgggttttcgacgagccaaaggttcgtaagtcattatcttcgcgaaatagacataaatcagctttatgcctactcggtactcttgattactgactcagaggaacaactacacaagccccgagcccatctctcaacactcattttgctacctgccaagatcttacgagcattgtggcttctctctcagtATATATTCACgttaaatccttgcaaatgtttgaacaccagagtcaatagcatttcctagtcttaaCCTTCTCGGCTTCATAGGAGTTTTCCTTACTGTTTAGATCCAGGATTTTTTCAACATTCCTCTTCCATtgcttgacaacaaaaacttgaaagtttctcCTACTCGAGAAGATACTTagagtaaagcaaagacataTCATTATGAGcgaagacatttttaaaatgtttctaaacaaaattaaaaatatttttactttacaaatgttcttgacatcaaatggtatatcacgaGGAGGCATGAGCTCTACTCCCTAAAGAGAtgggtgaatgcaaaacaagatgggtAGACTGAGTAAGAGGCAGACTTTTCGACTTCTGACAGGTTCAAAAATCTGGGTTAAAAAGACATTATATTGTAAAGAATCGATATGaaaactaaggatttttttatctacagaagtagaggattttagaaaaccaaaattcagaattttttgaacaattttggtattttttttattcttcccaatttctgtacaaagtagaacaaaataaaagttctcaaaaacaatttttcctaattaaactattAAAGGTCAGTAAAAAACccacaaaattcagaaaactataatcacatgcaagaaaatcaaaacacaaaatgcttgcaCCAAATATGAACATACAACACTCAAGCACACAGGGCGAgaataatacaaataaaaagaagaaatcacacTGTTATTCTatagaatttatagaaaacagatttcctcttcaaagaacaaagtAACTCACTTCTTGTAATGGACCATCAACCTTTATCGTATTCCCAAAGGTTACCATGACAATTAATTGGTGCTGCATTAACgggaaacattttttgacaataagGCTGTCTTAGACAAGTGCAGTCCACCAATTaagaaggaaataaagaaaaaaaggaaaaaaatgcatacccgATAACGACTGCTAAAGCCTGTCTACAACAATGCGCTGCCTCATTGAGCCTTCCCTTTCTCACGACAAATTTGACCCGCCATCAGCAGAATTAGGTCACAAGTCATaactgcaaatacaagaaaagcagAATTATAGGAAAGATCTAAGCAATATTTAGAACTAGTCAAGGATAGGAGAAGAAACCATACGATTTTAAGCAAAAGCCAATAATGTCATTAATGCTAGGAAGTACAATAGACAGGcccaaatataaataaacagaTGAAGGTATTTAGCAGCCAACAAAGAAAAGCGACAACGTAGGAAAGTCCGATATTCATATAACATCCAAGTTGTAAGGAGACCCTATTCCAAAGCACGCTAGTTCATAGCTAGAAGGTGTCGCTGTGACCAATAGGTCACAGGCTGACAGCAACAATTTTGATAGCAAGATGATCACATCTGCTATAATGCATTGACTTTAACAATACGcagcttttttattttgatactttGATCATACAAGCCAATAGTATTTTACTGTATTTATGTTAACATTTAATATAAAAACGgcttttaattaaaatttcaaaattcttaAAAAGCATCCAACAAATCGTAATACCGCAAAACAAATGCATTAGAATGAGATCCAGGAGCAAAGACTGAAAAACCATCCATACTGATTGAAACTGAATGCAAATCAGTGACGGAGCCACATATgaactgcccacatcagcccttcaacgtttctttattttcacattaacatattcaaatatttgtatgtatgaatgtatgtatatgtacatatatatatataagtgccctttCGGATATGAAAATCTGCTACTGGAGCAAATGCTAGTGATTGAGcctttccagtacctaacaacgGAGTCACAGTAGAGAAACGCTGTGAGAAGAGATCGGTGGGTCAAtagctttttatattttaaaaaaaaattgtgatcaaTTGGTGGGGTTTCAGTATTTAAAGATTAAGAGAGACAATTTAATAATCATTAAAGGGAAGAGGAGCAGAAAGGAGACAACAAGGAATCATCTTTCTATCATCAGTTTAACCATATTTACTGCTTCAATGAGGTCTCTAATAAAAGAAAGGAGCTTAAGGGGACAAAAAGAGAGATCCCCTATGTGGGGGAGACTGCCGGTTAGATGCCGTCCCTCGTTGATCTGTACGGTGGATATCTACTGGTCTCTCGTACGGTTCCAAACAAAGAAGACATGATATAGGGCATTAACCGGCTCTGCTACCAATTGTTTGTTGAAAGAATCTAGATTCACATGCACAAGTTCACACGTAGATATAAACCGGTCAGATGCTTATCGGTTCTTGTCATGATACACAacgagagaagaatgaagaatgaagatggataATCACTTTGGCTAACGGCTACCATCAATGGACACGAACACATGTGCTAAACATTGAAGGTGAGCAGGGACTGATCCTCAAAAATTTTTCAACTATTGAAACCGCTCTGGCTCTTGAATGGGTGCGAAAAAAAGAGGTGCATGGTGAAGAAGTTTTGGAATGAAGGGTCACAACCAGTGAAGCCTTCAGCACACGTTCTCAAACAAAATTAACAATCCTCATAATTCAGTTACCTATTAGTATATGAAACTTGTCCAACTTGGCAAATCCTATGTGGGGTTCAAAGTGAAGGGAGCCAAGAGCTCAATGATATGATATGACATGTTTTAATACGAAGGAAATGGAAGTGGGCAGACTTAAAAGAGGAGAGGGTTTGGAAAGAGGAGGGCAGCCGGATGCATAGCTGGGTCTGCCTCTGCAAATCGGCGATTTGTCTGAATCTCAAGGAGAACCCTTACCATCCTGTGTGAGCAAGCTAATGAGGATGGTGATCACAATGTTCCTCAAATACAGAAAAGGCAACAAAGATCCAATAAATTTTGGCCACCGTATGATATTCAATGACTCAATCAGTTGGGCTTAGAAACAAATATCATCTACTTTTTCAAAGATAAAGCATATCTCAAACGACCAGGGTGAAGAAGACGACTAGGGCTGCGATTTGGGGAAAGGCAGACAGGAAACACAGGCAGACGTGAGAATGAAACGGATAGAAGAGGCAAGCCTGAGCCTTACCTCGACAGAGATGCGGAAGAGGAGCTGATGCAGACATGCGCTACGAGAATGAGCAGCTGCATTGCGGGAGAGCTTCTGCGAGAGGAAGAGGAGCCTTGTCCACGAGCAAAGACTATGCCCTAACGGGCAGCAATTTTGTCCGCACTGAAGAAGGAAAGACATGGGTTGGGCTCGATAAACCTTCCCTCTCGACAAACTTTCAAAATCGACcgaaatattttggagaaacactttagttttaaaaattcCATAAACTGCCTTTCTGAAAAGTTGCGGGCGTAACAGCGGGACTCACCGTCAAACTGTCTTAACAGAGGGAGATGCAGCCTAGTTCAATGCCCTCGGTCTTTCAGAATGGTTCCGTGGAACATCAACCTGTCACGGGAGATGGGCCGCACTCAGAGTTTGTTCGGGAGATGGGCCGCACTCAGAGTTTGTTGAATCAATTGTTCGTTCATTTTTTGAATAGATAATATATTTGGTAATTCATAGCCGATTCTGTTGAATCGATGAATCCGCACAGTTCACTACTTCATTTGGTATACCTTTCAATTTTTAACAATACTACAATAAGGTCAACAGCCCAACATCTACTCGGTTTCCACTCTGTTGGCAGCAATAGTGATAATCTTAATCCGATATTTCGATGGGGATGCATATTAGAGTAGAAAGCATTAATAATTAAGTGAAGGGGCTGATGGGTGAAAGTAGAAGCAAAGGCCAGTAAAGATGAATTGACTGATTTTAACTAGAATATGCTTTAATCCAAGGAACCATAGTTCTTGCTTACGGATTTATGCTTCACACGTAAAACTTGGTGCATGTTTCTCAACCCCGCCTCAAAAAGGCAAAGCAGTGCCCTCTTCTTCCATGTCTCAGATAAAGTTGACAGTCTTCCGAAAAAATGGCTTACATTTTGTAGAATCTAAAAGTGATGCTGATCGCAATCACTTGCTGGTTGCTGCCAAGCATTAGTTTTAACATGGCAAAAGGacaggacaaaaaaaaatatttgattcgGGAAAAAATATCTCCCAATAATATGTATACACTTCCATAAAATATTCCACAAAACTGGTCAAGAATTAATGCTGCCAGTCGTTTCCCATCTTCCCCAACATCTTAAAGTTTCAAACTAATAACCCGGAACAATTTGATGCAGACGAGGAGTCAAAAAACTGAATCTCTGGTTCAACTACATGGTAAAAATGATTAGGAGGCATTGTCAAGCTTGAGGCACTGCTTTCCAACATCATGACAACTTCTTTCATACAAGGTATATCAATTGGATTCCATTGTATGCACCACAAGGCAATGGTGGCTATCTTTCTTACAATTTCATCTTGACCTTCTCCAATGCCTTCCAATTTCTGATTCTTATAAAGAGTAGCATGAATCCATTGAGGAAAATACCATTCACTAGAAGCCCCATCAGTGGGaccaaacttttctttcatcccAATCACCGCCATCAGTAGCATTCCAAAGCTATGAAACATCCGTTTTATGTGAGACATGCTTGGAATTCCCATAAAATAATTCCGGAGCAATATAACTGATTGTGCCTTTGCCTTCTATAATAGTTACACTGCTTCTCTCCTTACAAAATGATTTTGCTAGGccaaaaatcagaaatcttTGGTGTAAAGACACTCTTCTGTTTAGAAGAATGTTATGTGGCTTGATGTCAAAGTGGATGATTCTTCGGTCACAGCCTTGGTGTAGATACTCAATTCCCCTGGCAGTGCCTAGTGCTATATCGTATAGCCTTTCCCTCAACAAGCAATGGCCTGCAACTATGGTGTCAGTAAACTTCTCAAGTGAACCATTTTCCATGAAGTCGTAAACAAGTGCTCTTCGAGACCCTTCGACACAAAAGCCAAGAAGGCGAACCACACTGACATGGTGAATCATACCGATGGTGGCAACTTCATTACAAAATTCTTCCCCATCATTATATGATTTTTCCATAAGCTTTACAGCCACCGGTGTGCCATTGGTCAACCATCCTTTATAGACATTTCCAAAGCCACCCTGCCCAAGTTGACATTTGAACTTACTTGTCATATGATTATGTCGATGTGTACCTAGTGGTTGTGAGACTTCTCAACTTTTGTTGGTGTACGGAATGGCAAGCATCAGGAGACCTTGAACAAGAAATCCAAAGGGATCGAGtaatgaaaacaataaacatGCTGTCAGAAGGCTGCCGACTGCTGCTAGACAACCTGCTGAAATGAAACTGAATATTACACTCTTGGTGGCAGCACTCTTAAACTTTTCCTGGATGAAATGTACAAATTGTCATTTTAAGATATCAACTCTAGGCTAAGATGCAAAAGTGATGCGTTAAAGTTCATCACTGTTGAAATGTCTTTGTTCTAATCGATCATTTAGGGCTGCCCTTTGTACCAATGTATGAAGGTAACGATGcctgaaaaccaaatttttcaCTGGGATAAGTGCCAAATCGACGAGCACAGCATGGTTAATTTGCTAACCAACGATCATGGGCAAAGTTAGGGAGACTCGGTATGGTCCTTTAAACACCAAgactccctatatatatatgtgtgtgtgtgtgatatcGTTGATCTGTTGCATCTGCATGACGTTGTATGGTTTTGATATTCTTGAGCTTCCTGCATATAAAAGTAAAGATATGTTAAAAGTTTTCAATGGATAGCCAATATGACAACCAATTTATGAGGATTAGGTATAAAGGCCGGCTTTCATTAAATGTCAAAAAAGTAGTATTACTAAGTGAATGCCAGAATTAAGAGGAGCGTTGGGATGTACAGTTGAAGGGCAAAAGAATAGTGATCTTTTCCAATTATTGTTCTGATGTCAGTCGAGGGCACCAAAATGAAATTAAGAatagaacatatatataattgatgGGTCTGGCCATTCGATATGGCCGACCGTGCAGAGTGCGCTGCGGATGCCAGCCATTTTCCCAAAGCTGGCATTTCAAATGAGACAAGATTGTGCATATTTACATGCCCGAGAAATGGACGTCCAACAAGTTTATCAAACATTGATTTTGATTAATTTCTTTAGACTTGCCAATCGGCACATATACTTTCAAGCTCGTTGTAATATTGAAAGATTCAGCCAACTTGAATCCCCCAAAATATCAATCTAGTTGGATTTTAGGAAACCAGCGGAAAGCTGGCGGACCCGACTAGACTGCTTGTATACATTAATTTTGagttattttagttttttaattaataatttaCAAGATCCTACATGTAAACTTAGCTAACTTTTCAATGTCAATGACATTGTGAATGAATAATTAAGTTGACATTCATAATTGATAGCACAGTAAGCGCGTGCGGCCTTTTAAGTTGAGAATCATCATTAATACCTAGAGCCCGTTTGATTTGTTGGAATTTTAATGTAGTGGTGGAACTTTaattcaaatcttcaaaaaagttccaaatccaatcaaacaTAAAACAATTGTCCTGAGAGCTTTGGTGGTCTGACTCATAATTCTTTGTACGCCcgcatgcataattttttgtagACACCAACATAGGAGTGTGCACGTCAACAGTTTCAGCATTTTGTACAATGACTTAAAGTCTTTTGTGGAGCCACATTTAAACCAAGTGGACTATGACgttctaaaatccaattaattaaGGGACCCCACAATTTACATGGGCGGGCAAATTACCTGGATCGCCTGCCCCAGTTGAATTTCCTGCaatgacattttaaaaatatttctcTTCCACTCGTCGCAATGGGAGAACCATTTTGTACACCAGTGACATTGATGATTGAAAAAATATCGAGGTGTTATTATATACAACTAGTAAAACTTCATTCCTGCATCCCAACAACATCTAATTAACAATGGATTCGTATGTATGTTAAAATAAATAGCCTTTAATAACGTTCCACATAAagaattttctgtttttcatttctcctaCCGAATTAAATCCACAATAACGCTCCTTACACAATGATTTTGACCCtttcagttttcaaaaatcagtaaaaacatATTTCTCTAGATCAAGGATCGGTAAAAGAATATTTCTCTATCTTCTCTTGACTTCACATGCATTATGAACCAGACAACACTATTAAAAGTATAACAATCAGAGCCATTACCATCTCTAGCTTTGTAAACCAAGCATCACTGAGAAAGAGATCAATGCTGCAGCTGTCTACTTACAAGAACATTGTTCCCGCTGACGTTTCCCGGATTTGGAATTGTTATAGCGTTCACACATTGCACAATTCATTATCTagctagataagcaacaaactGTCAGGAAATAGGAGTTGAGGAAAGCATCTGGTTGCAATCCCATTTGTCAAATGCACAAATATTTAAAGTATGGTCACGTTATTGGTGAATGATTGCTACTACAGGAACAATCAAGTTTTGCAGGCTAGAGACGTAACCATGATTTATAAATTCAGATTGGTATCAGATCCTGGTGAATATTTGGCATCAGATCCCGCTTTCATCTAGGTCAGAATCCAACCGGAGGCATGCTactaattttttcatgaacttGTGCTACAACGTATTTTAgatctagaaaaaaaattgttaaatcCAAATACAGATCTCAATTGCTTGTCAGTGTTCTACATTCGGATTTAGATGttttaaatcaatttcattttctttataggTTTAAATGGCCTATGAACGATGGGAATTTGCAAACTGGAGGTCCAGAATTTCGGACAAAATAAAGCATAGAAACTGAGCAGCTTGAATTGTGATTTTTCAAGTTAACTGGCATCTATATGTTTACTAAAGTCGGTTGTAATTTGGACTTCGACATGaatttgaatagaaaaataGTAAcac from Nymphaea colorata isolate Beijing-Zhang1983 unplaced genomic scaffold, ASM883128v2 scaffold0543, whole genome shotgun sequence includes the following:
- the LOC116245152 gene encoding rust resistance kinase Lr10-like, with product MTSKFKCQLGQGGFGNVYKGWLTNGTPVAVKLMEKSYNDGEEFCNEVATIGMIHHVSVVRLLGFCVEGSRRALVYDFMENGSLEKFTDTIVAGHCLLRERLYDIALGTARGIEYLHQGCDRRIIHFDIKPHNILLNRRVSLHQRFLIFGLAKSFCKERSSVTIIEGKGTISYIAPELFYGNSKHVSHKTDVS